A single Paenibacillus kribbensis DNA region contains:
- a CDS encoding amino acid ABC transporter ATP-binding protein has translation MIQIRNIHKSFGSLEVLKGVNVTLDKGKVLVIIGPSGSGKTTLLRCLNLLEVPDQGEIQLGDIALNFATGTKLRQESILALRKRTGMVFQSYNLFPHMTAVQNVMEGQVTVQKKNKDEARKRALELLQKVGLADKAESYPHQLSGGQQQRVGIARAMAVEPEVLLFDEPTSALDPELVGEVLKVMKQLAAEGMTMVIVTHEMKFAAEVADHVILMDQGVIVEQGTPHDVLEHPTSPRAIQFLNRLSGEAE, from the coding sequence GTGATCCAAATTCGGAATATACACAAATCGTTCGGCTCGCTGGAAGTGCTAAAGGGTGTTAACGTGACGTTGGATAAAGGGAAGGTGCTCGTGATCATCGGCCCGTCCGGCTCTGGAAAAACAACGCTTCTGCGCTGTTTGAATTTACTGGAGGTTCCTGATCAGGGGGAGATCCAGCTCGGAGATATTGCACTGAATTTTGCCACAGGAACGAAGCTCCGGCAAGAAAGCATTTTGGCGCTGCGCAAGCGGACAGGTATGGTGTTTCAATCCTACAACCTGTTCCCGCATATGACAGCCGTGCAGAATGTGATGGAGGGTCAAGTCACGGTTCAGAAAAAGAACAAGGACGAGGCGCGCAAACGTGCATTGGAGCTGCTTCAAAAGGTGGGACTCGCAGATAAAGCGGAATCCTATCCGCATCAGTTGTCGGGAGGACAACAGCAACGGGTTGGTATTGCCCGGGCAATGGCGGTCGAACCGGAGGTGCTGTTGTTCGATGAGCCTACCTCTGCTCTTGATCCCGAATTGGTAGGCGAGGTGCTCAAGGTCATGAAGCAGCTGGCTGCTGAAGGGATGACGATGGTCATTGTCACGCATGAAATGAAATTCGCAGCCGAGGTTGCGGACCATGTTATTTTAATGGATCAGGGTGTGATCGTTGAGCAGGGGACGCCACATGACGTTTTGGAGCACCCTACCAGTCCACGGGCTATTCAGTTTTTGAATCGTCTGAGCGGGGAAGCAGAATAA
- a CDS encoding acetylxylan esterase: MNVIEKRISELKQYRPDLTSPKDLDLFWDKTLEEVRAKPVCAFKTPVDTPYPHIFAYRVTFEGMDDTPLHAWYVRPRFARDQKLPCIVLFHGYTGGKGYPEDYSSWLMLGFAVLAVDVRGQGGETGDRLDDPHGTVKGWITKGILDKDTCYYKTITTDALRAVDWVAEQFDVDSTKIAISGASQGGGISLMMAALSDKAAITVADIPNMCHMDFGMMNSTSSLTEAAEFANRFPEHLEQVLHTLSYFDVMNLAHRIRIPVMMSVGFKDTVCMPETIFAAYNRIESSKTIEIYPFTGHWVEGFQRRKSAEFLVKALALN; encoded by the coding sequence ATGAATGTCATTGAAAAAAGAATTTCCGAATTAAAGCAGTATCGACCTGATCTTACTTCCCCGAAGGATCTGGATTTATTCTGGGACAAAACGTTGGAAGAAGTTCGCGCTAAACCTGTATGCGCCTTCAAAACACCAGTCGACACGCCATATCCCCATATTTTTGCCTATCGGGTTACCTTTGAGGGGATGGATGATACGCCACTGCATGCCTGGTATGTACGGCCCCGATTTGCCAGAGATCAAAAGCTGCCGTGTATCGTTCTGTTTCATGGCTATACAGGCGGAAAGGGTTATCCTGAAGATTATTCCTCCTGGTTAATGCTTGGCTTTGCTGTATTGGCGGTAGATGTACGTGGCCAGGGGGGAGAAACGGGAGACCGTCTGGATGACCCTCACGGTACAGTGAAAGGCTGGATAACAAAGGGGATATTGGACAAAGATACCTGCTATTACAAAACCATTACGACCGATGCCCTTCGAGCCGTGGATTGGGTGGCAGAGCAGTTCGATGTGGATTCAACCAAAATTGCAATCAGTGGCGCCAGTCAGGGCGGCGGAATTTCATTAATGATGGCGGCGCTCAGTGATAAAGCTGCTATTACGGTGGCTGACATTCCTAATATGTGCCATATGGATTTTGGCATGATGAATTCCACCAGTTCGCTGACGGAAGCTGCTGAATTCGCCAACCGATTCCCTGAGCATTTGGAGCAGGTACTACATACATTGAGTTATTTTGACGTCATGAATCTTGCTCATCGTATTCGCATTCCGGTGATGATGTCGGTAGGATTTAAAGATACTGTATGTATGCCAGAGACCATTTTCGCCGCTTATAACCGCATTGAATCATCAAAAACGATTGAGATTTATCCATTTACCGGACATTGGGTTGAAGGTTTCCAAAGACGCAAGTCAGCTGAATTTTTAGTTAAAGCATTAGCACTAAATTAA
- the clpP gene encoding ATP-dependent Clp endopeptidase proteolytic subunit ClpP → MSTIPYVIEQTSRGERSYDIYSRLLKDRIIMVSGEIEDHMANVIVAQLLHLTAEDSEKDIQMYINSPGGSISAGFAIYDTMQFVKNDISTICTGMAASFGTILLTGGTKGKRMALPNSEIMIHQPLGGAKGQASDVLIYAERLIKSRQQLNRILADHTGQPLERVEKDTERDHFLTAEEAVAYGLVDRIVTRI, encoded by the coding sequence ATGAGCACCATTCCTTATGTAATTGAGCAAACGAGCCGAGGAGAGCGAAGCTATGATATTTACTCCCGGTTATTAAAGGATCGCATTATTATGGTATCAGGTGAGATTGAGGACCATATGGCCAATGTCATTGTAGCTCAGCTGTTGCACCTCACTGCCGAGGATTCCGAAAAGGACATTCAGATGTATATAAATAGTCCGGGCGGGTCCATTTCGGCAGGGTTTGCCATTTACGATACGATGCAATTTGTGAAAAATGATATATCTACCATATGCACAGGGATGGCAGCGAGCTTTGGTACGATTTTGCTGACCGGAGGCACAAAAGGCAAGCGAATGGCATTGCCCAATAGTGAGATAATGATCCACCAACCGCTGGGTGGGGCGAAGGGGCAAGCTTCGGATGTGTTGATTTATGCCGAGCGTCTGATCAAAAGCCGACAACAGCTCAACCGCATTTTGGCAGATCACACCGGGCAACCGCTGGAGCGGGTGGAAAAAGACACGGAAAGAGATCACTTCCTTACGGCTGAAGAAGCGGTAGCATACGGCTTGGTTGATCGGATTGTTACACGTATCTGA
- a CDS encoding amino acid ABC transporter permease, which produces MDERQIQIIMDSLWPLLKAGVSFTIPLTLISFALGLVLALITALARLSKWRILKLIFGFYVWVIRGTPLLVQLYIIFYGLPSVGITLDPFIASVIGFTLSVGAYSSEIIRAAIISIQEGQWEAGYSLGMTRWQVLRRIVLPQASRVSVPPLANSFISLVKDTSLAATITYVEMFRTANQIVATTYEPLLVYTEAGVIYLLFSTILTVLQNYLEKRLSRFSVR; this is translated from the coding sequence ATGGATGAACGCCAGATACAAATCATTATGGATTCATTATGGCCTCTGCTAAAAGCAGGGGTTTCTTTTACAATTCCGCTCACACTGATCTCCTTTGCTTTGGGACTCGTGTTGGCGCTGATTACAGCGTTGGCCCGGCTGTCCAAATGGAGAATACTCAAGCTGATCTTCGGCTTCTATGTATGGGTGATTCGGGGAACTCCTTTGCTGGTGCAATTGTACATTATTTTCTACGGTTTGCCTTCCGTTGGTATTACACTGGACCCGTTTATTGCTTCAGTGATCGGCTTTACGCTCAGCGTGGGGGCCTATAGCTCTGAAATTATACGTGCCGCTATTATTTCCATTCAGGAAGGCCAATGGGAGGCAGGATACTCTCTGGGGATGACACGCTGGCAAGTGCTGCGGCGTATTGTGCTTCCGCAAGCATCCCGTGTATCTGTACCTCCGCTCGCTAATTCATTTATCAGCTTGGTGAAGGATACTTCATTGGCTGCGACCATCACCTATGTCGAAATGTTCAGAACGGCTAACCAGATTGTAGCCACCACGTATGAACCGTTATTGGTATATACCGAGGCGGGGGTTATTTATCTGCTGTTTAGCACCATTTTGACAGTGCTGCAAAATTATTTGGAAAAGCGACTGAGCCGTTTTTCCGTTAGATAA
- a CDS encoding MFS transporter: MDTPNSPLSSTSSEGSHSAWATFTSPVKQSKAFTLLWLGHWIAMLGSSVTTVILPLVIYSLTGSTTIMGLAMTVYMLPNVLILPFAGMIVDRIDRIRLLLFTNIARFGLMSVAAVLMFTGGMKMPFLFIGLALYGLMDGIFNPAYSALRAQVFTPDIRNAANALSQISIQAVRLLGPPLGGFIVSFSSPGVGFGLDSVTYLISFACFWMLSAHLTSIIGKRQAADPEQQDQGGQHFVKDFIAGFTILKSHPWLWITILAFSFINICYSGIIAVLVPWLFKVHHSYSPVVYGVAMASSGVGAMVGAFVYGSRKHWKHRGLLAYLGALVSGLALLLLSVVTWMPGLIMSMMLEGFGIMIFAIIWETSLQELVPAESFGRVASLDLMFSFALLPIGYLAVGAVADKLGGIFTIGLFAAIGMCIVLGVLFVPHIRRFQ; encoded by the coding sequence ATGGATACCCCTAATTCACCCTTATCCTCTACTTCATCCGAAGGAAGCCACTCAGCCTGGGCTACCTTCACTTCACCTGTAAAGCAATCCAAAGCATTCACCCTGCTGTGGCTTGGACATTGGATTGCTATGCTGGGAAGCTCGGTCACGACCGTTATTTTGCCACTGGTCATCTATTCTCTGACAGGCTCCACTACAATCATGGGATTGGCAATGACTGTCTATATGCTGCCTAACGTACTTATTCTGCCCTTCGCCGGGATGATCGTCGACAGAATTGATCGAATCCGTCTCCTTCTGTTTACAAATATCGCCCGATTCGGGCTAATGTCTGTTGCAGCAGTACTGATGTTTACCGGCGGAATGAAAATGCCGTTTCTGTTCATTGGCCTTGCGTTATACGGATTGATGGACGGCATCTTTAACCCGGCTTATTCTGCCTTGCGGGCACAGGTGTTCACACCGGACATTCGCAATGCGGCTAACGCGCTCAGTCAGATCAGTATACAAGCCGTCCGTCTGCTTGGCCCACCATTGGGAGGCTTCATTGTATCCTTTTCCTCGCCAGGCGTCGGCTTTGGACTGGATTCTGTCACCTATCTGATCTCTTTTGCCTGCTTTTGGATGCTGAGCGCTCATTTGACCTCAATCATCGGTAAGCGGCAGGCAGCAGATCCAGAGCAACAGGATCAAGGTGGACAGCATTTTGTCAAGGATTTTATAGCAGGCTTTACCATTCTCAAAAGCCATCCCTGGCTGTGGATTACGATTCTGGCCTTTTCCTTCATTAATATTTGTTATTCAGGCATTATTGCTGTACTCGTTCCGTGGCTGTTCAAGGTTCATCATAGCTATAGTCCCGTTGTGTACGGTGTCGCCATGGCAAGCAGCGGCGTAGGCGCCATGGTGGGGGCCTTTGTGTATGGGTCACGCAAGCATTGGAAGCATCGCGGTCTGCTCGCTTACCTGGGCGCTTTGGTCAGCGGCCTTGCTTTGCTCCTGTTGTCTGTCGTCACCTGGATGCCCGGATTGATTATGAGTATGATGCTCGAAGGCTTTGGCATTATGATATTTGCGATAATCTGGGAGACCAGCCTTCAGGAATTGGTGCCCGCCGAATCCTTTGGCCGTGTAGCCAGTCTGGATCTGATGTTTTCCTTTGCCCTACTGCCTATAGGCTATCTGGCAGTAGGTGCCGTGGCGGACAAACTTGGTGGCATCTTCACGATTGGCCTATTTGCAGCGATCGGCATGTGTATCGTACTAGGCGTTCTATTTGTTCCCCACATCAGACGCTTTCAATAG
- a CDS encoding GlsB/YeaQ/YmgE family stress response membrane protein produces MSWLWALIVGGIIGWLAGIIAGRDVPGGVIGNIIAGFIGGWLGSLVLGNWGPVIGSFYIVPALIGAIVLVVIVSLIFRSVGRSRG; encoded by the coding sequence ATGAGTTGGTTATGGGCATTGATTGTTGGTGGTATTATTGGTTGGTTGGCAGGAATTATCGCAGGTCGAGATGTTCCGGGTGGTGTCATTGGCAATATCATCGCCGGTTTTATCGGTGGATGGTTGGGAAGCTTGGTTCTGGGGAACTGGGGTCCTGTAATCGGATCGTTCTACATCGTTCCTGCATTAATTGGTGCGATCGTGCTGGTTGTTATTGTAAGCCTGATCTTCCGTTCTGTGGGGCGGAGCAGAGGCTAA
- a CDS encoding DUF3817 domain-containing protein — MLRTPLGRVRLMLWLQAIAYLAILFTHQPLQAAGLNQAVMVIGNIYRVSFLLLLVALIYGKTALHWPIRRPLFIMFASFIPFGLMIMDFVWVRKWTGDSAAKQQAAS, encoded by the coding sequence GTGTTAAGAACACCTTTGGGGCGTGTCCGACTCATGCTCTGGCTTCAAGCTATAGCGTATTTGGCGATACTTTTCACCCACCAGCCGCTGCAAGCTGCCGGCTTGAACCAGGCGGTTATGGTGATTGGTAATATATATCGGGTGAGCTTTCTGCTCCTTCTCGTCGCTTTGATCTATGGCAAAACAGCGTTGCATTGGCCCATCCGGCGGCCTCTATTTATTATGTTTGCATCTTTTATTCCGTTTGGTCTGATGATTATGGATTTTGTGTGGGTGCGAAAATGGACAGGGGATTCAGCAGCCAAACAGCAAGCTGCATCGTAA
- a CDS encoding LLM class flavin-dependent oxidoreductase: MLKLGILDQSHIPEGGTAYDALSNTTDLAREADQLGYSRYWVSEHHASKTLAHSSPEVLIAHLAAHTSRIRVGSGGIMLPHYSAYKVAENFRLLEALHPGRIDLGIGRAPGGLPLATRALQEGKYQSVEQYPQQILDLIDYFHDSVPDNHRFAGLHASPMIPTVPEMWLLGSSGESARLAAMMGASYAFAQFFGTLGGVEATARYHEQFQSSILGDKPRSMAAVTVACAETEEEAEQLASSASLYFLLLMQGKEMSSLPSVKTAMSYPYTELDRERLRQSAAWRVVGTPEQCKEQLLRLAEQYRTDELLVVSSIHDFDKRVQSYRLLAKAFNLA, encoded by the coding sequence ATGCTTAAACTGGGTATACTGGACCAGTCTCATATTCCTGAAGGCGGTACTGCTTATGATGCATTATCCAATACAACAGATTTAGCGCGTGAAGCTGATCAATTGGGATACAGCCGTTATTGGGTATCCGAGCATCATGCGTCCAAAACACTAGCGCACTCCAGTCCCGAGGTCCTGATTGCGCATTTGGCTGCTCATACATCACGTATTCGTGTTGGTTCAGGCGGTATTATGCTGCCTCACTACAGCGCGTATAAAGTCGCCGAAAATTTCCGGCTGCTGGAGGCGCTCCATCCAGGGCGCATCGACCTGGGAATAGGACGTGCTCCTGGTGGTTTGCCGCTGGCTACTCGTGCGCTGCAGGAGGGCAAGTATCAATCTGTCGAACAATATCCGCAGCAGATTCTCGATTTAATCGACTATTTCCATGATTCCGTGCCTGACAATCATCGTTTTGCCGGGCTTCATGCCTCCCCGATGATCCCGACCGTTCCCGAGATGTGGCTGCTTGGCTCCAGCGGGGAGAGTGCCAGATTGGCCGCGATGATGGGTGCTTCCTATGCCTTTGCCCAATTTTTCGGCACTCTGGGCGGCGTGGAAGCTACCGCACGTTACCACGAGCAATTTCAGTCTTCCATCCTGGGGGATAAGCCCCGCTCCATGGCGGCAGTTACTGTAGCCTGTGCGGAAACTGAAGAGGAAGCCGAGCAGTTGGCGTCCAGTGCCAGCTTATACTTCCTTTTACTCATGCAAGGCAAAGAAATGAGCTCTCTCCCGTCAGTGAAAACGGCAATGTCCTACCCATACACGGAGCTTGACCGCGAGCGGCTGCGTCAGTCCGCAGCATGGCGTGTTGTAGGGACACCTGAGCAATGTAAGGAACAGCTGCTAAGACTGGCTGAGCAGTATCGTACCGATGAGCTGCTGGTCGTCTCCTCCATTCATGACTTTGATAAACGTGTTCAGTCCTATCGTCTGCTGGCCAAAGCTTTTAATTTAGCATAA
- a CDS encoding amino acid ABC transporter substrate-binding protein, with amino-acid sequence MRKFNFLPIVLIVMALLISACGNNDKGANTNNAATGDTGSNNGKADTTATATLESVKASGKLRIGTEGTYAPFTYHDAAGKLTGFDVDIATEVSKRLGVQPEFIETQWDGIFAGLNSKRFDTVFNEVSITDERKQKYEFSDPYIVSKAVLIVSEDNTDIKKFADLKGKKAAQSLTSNLTQIAKSNGAEIVATEGFNQAIDLLTSKRVDATVNDGLSYLDLKKQKPDAPIKKVDESADASHSAAVFNKGSEDLIKAVNKALADMKADGTYLKISEKYFGADVSK; translated from the coding sequence ATGAGAAAATTTAACTTTTTGCCGATTGTACTTATCGTGATGGCTTTGCTGATTTCGGCCTGCGGTAACAATGATAAAGGCGCTAATACGAATAATGCTGCGACCGGAGATACCGGATCTAACAATGGAAAAGCAGATACAACCGCTACGGCTACGCTTGAATCTGTAAAAGCGAGCGGCAAGCTGAGAATCGGCACAGAAGGAACCTATGCTCCGTTTACCTACCATGATGCTGCTGGCAAACTGACAGGCTTCGACGTTGATATTGCGACTGAAGTGAGTAAACGTCTGGGTGTACAACCGGAGTTTATCGAGACACAATGGGACGGGATCTTCGCTGGATTGAACTCCAAGCGGTTCGATACGGTGTTCAATGAAGTGTCCATTACGGATGAGCGCAAGCAAAAATACGAATTCTCCGATCCGTACATTGTCTCCAAGGCAGTTCTGATCGTGAGTGAAGATAATACGGACATCAAAAAATTTGCTGATCTAAAAGGTAAAAAGGCCGCGCAATCCCTGACCAGCAACCTGACTCAAATCGCGAAAAGCAACGGTGCGGAAATTGTAGCAACCGAAGGATTCAACCAAGCCATTGACCTTCTGACATCCAAACGGGTGGATGCGACCGTCAATGACGGATTATCCTATCTTGATTTGAAAAAGCAAAAGCCTGACGCTCCTATCAAAAAGGTGGATGAGTCTGCAGACGCTTCACATAGCGCAGCTGTCTTCAATAAAGGCAGCGAAGATTTGATCAAGGCAGTAAACAAAGCGCTGGCTGACATGAAGGCTGACGGTACGTACCTGAAAATTTCCGAGAAATATTTTGGAGCCGACGTATCTAAATAA
- a CDS encoding DUF2167 domain-containing protein, with protein sequence MKWSQTILAVLVALSLVLFSGGSAWASSNEQLTWIEGGRKVDLGNVAEVDLDTSLLFLDAANTAKASRMNHDKPSGNEIGSIFPKDENQNWEVVFEYYELGHIKDDEKEDIDADAILESYKKGTEESNKEKAESDRLYVTGWDVEPFYNEGTHNLTWSMLAEDGNKEKLINYNVRLLTRQGYISAILVSDPAHLDADKKFLSEKILPKLTVKSGERYEDFNASTDKISEYGLTGLILGGAGLAVAKKAGLLALLFAFFKGAGVKVIVLIGAACAGVFGVIGKFFAKLFRRKKSGAVQDETNDREHSETLP encoded by the coding sequence ATGAAATGGAGCCAAACGATTTTGGCAGTGCTGGTAGCGCTTAGTCTGGTATTATTCAGTGGAGGTAGCGCGTGGGCTTCATCCAATGAACAATTAACATGGATAGAAGGCGGCAGAAAGGTAGACTTGGGAAATGTGGCTGAGGTTGATTTGGACACTTCGCTTCTTTTCCTAGATGCGGCTAACACAGCGAAAGCAAGTCGAATGAATCACGACAAGCCATCTGGCAATGAAATTGGAAGTATATTTCCTAAGGATGAAAATCAAAATTGGGAAGTTGTTTTTGAATACTATGAGCTTGGGCACATCAAGGATGATGAAAAAGAAGACATCGATGCGGATGCCATTTTGGAAAGCTATAAAAAAGGTACGGAAGAAAGCAACAAGGAAAAAGCGGAAAGTGATCGCCTTTATGTAACGGGCTGGGATGTGGAGCCCTTCTATAATGAAGGTACTCATAATCTAACCTGGTCCATGCTGGCAGAGGATGGAAACAAGGAGAAACTGATCAACTATAATGTTCGTTTGCTTACCCGTCAGGGTTATATTTCTGCAATATTAGTGTCCGATCCTGCGCATTTGGATGCGGACAAGAAATTTTTGAGTGAGAAAATATTGCCTAAGCTGACAGTCAAATCAGGCGAGCGATACGAGGATTTTAATGCTTCAACGGACAAAATTTCCGAATATGGCCTGACCGGACTGATTTTGGGAGGAGCGGGCTTGGCTGTAGCCAAAAAAGCAGGATTGTTGGCCTTGCTATTTGCTTTTTTTAAGGGCGCGGGAGTTAAGGTTATCGTACTTATTGGTGCTGCTTGTGCGGGTGTTTTTGGTGTGATAGGCAAGTTTTTTGCCAAATTATTTCGCAGAAAAAAATCAGGAGCGGTGCAGGATGAAACGAACGACCGCGAGCATTCAGAGACATTACCGTAA
- a CDS encoding YkgJ family cysteine cluster protein — MECRVGCAACCIAITISSPIPGMPNGKPAGVPCPQLTSDYRCQLFGKPERPAVCSGFHADEDTCGSTNEKAFELLRELEESTLPDTAYGKTHSL; from the coding sequence ATGGAGTGCCGAGTCGGATGCGCCGCGTGCTGTATTGCTATTACGATTTCATCCCCGATTCCCGGCATGCCGAATGGAAAACCAGCTGGCGTACCTTGCCCTCAGCTCACTTCGGATTATCGTTGTCAATTGTTTGGCAAGCCTGAGCGTCCAGCGGTATGTAGTGGATTTCATGCTGATGAGGATACGTGTGGAAGCACCAACGAAAAGGCATTTGAGCTGCTGAGAGAGCTGGAGGAGTCCACTTTACCGGATACAGCTTACGGAAAAACTCATTCTTTATGA
- a CDS encoding cellulase family glycosylhydrolase, with amino-acid sequence MMKRQRQWILPRIAKKVAVMLTAVLMLTLTNGFNWNTQTAEAAGTTPVERYGQLSVKNGKLVDKSGKPVQLKGISSHGVQWFGDLINEDSMKWLRDDWGISLFRVALYTEEDGYISDPSLKNKVKEAIEAAEKLGLYVIIDWHILSDGDPNIHKEEAKAFFDEFATQYGHLPNVIYEVANEPNGNNVKWNSQIRPYASEVSQVIRAKDPDNVIIAGTGTWSQDVHDAADNPLPDKNTMYTVHFYAGTHGQYLRDRIDYALNKGVGVFVTEWGTSDASGDGGPFLNEAKVWTDFMASRGISWANWSLADKEETSAALLPDADRKGGWPDSQLSASGKFVKQAILEASNNGGNTPGSDNQGIVLQYRTSDQNAKDNAIRSEFNIKNTGTTAVKLSDLKIRYYYTDESKQAQQFFVDWARLGNEKVKGTIVTLPNSKAKADKYVEISFTDGAGSIQPGEESGDIKSRIHAANWSNFDETNDYSYGANQTVFADWDHATVYQQDKLVWGIEP; translated from the coding sequence ATGATGAAAAGGCAAAGGCAATGGATCCTGCCAAGGATCGCAAAAAAAGTTGCGGTGATGCTAACTGCGGTATTGATGTTAACGTTAACAAACGGATTCAACTGGAACACGCAAACGGCTGAGGCTGCTGGAACGACTCCTGTGGAGCGTTATGGACAACTTTCAGTGAAGAACGGAAAATTGGTAGATAAAAGTGGAAAGCCTGTGCAGCTCAAAGGGATTAGCTCTCATGGGGTGCAATGGTTTGGGGACCTGATAAACGAAGATTCGATGAAATGGTTGCGGGACGATTGGGGCATTTCCTTGTTCCGGGTTGCGTTGTACACTGAAGAAGACGGTTATATTTCAGATCCTTCATTAAAAAATAAAGTGAAGGAAGCGATTGAGGCAGCAGAGAAACTGGGCTTGTACGTCATTATTGACTGGCATATTCTTTCGGATGGCGATCCGAACATTCATAAAGAAGAGGCTAAGGCTTTCTTTGATGAATTTGCCACTCAGTATGGCCATTTGCCCAACGTAATCTATGAGGTTGCCAATGAGCCGAATGGTAATAATGTGAAGTGGAACAGCCAAATCCGGCCTTATGCATCGGAGGTATCCCAGGTCATTCGTGCCAAGGACCCGGACAATGTTATTATTGCAGGAACAGGCACATGGAGTCAGGATGTACATGATGCAGCAGACAATCCATTGCCAGACAAGAATACCATGTATACCGTACATTTCTATGCAGGAACACATGGACAATATTTACGGGATCGGATCGATTATGCGCTGAATAAAGGCGTGGGCGTATTTGTTACCGAATGGGGGACAAGCGACGCTTCGGGTGACGGTGGTCCGTTCCTGAACGAAGCCAAGGTATGGACCGATTTTATGGCCAGCCGTGGAATCAGTTGGGCAAACTGGTCGCTAGCCGACAAAGAGGAGACCTCTGCTGCGCTACTGCCTGACGCTGACCGTAAGGGCGGATGGCCTGACTCACAATTGTCAGCTTCCGGGAAATTCGTAAAACAGGCGATTTTGGAAGCCTCCAATAACGGTGGAAACACACCGGGCAGTGATAACCAGGGGATTGTGCTGCAATATCGTACTAGCGATCAGAACGCTAAGGATAATGCCATTCGGTCTGAATTTAATATCAAAAATACAGGTACAACCGCTGTGAAGCTGAGTGATCTGAAAATTCGCTACTATTACACTGATGAAAGCAAACAAGCCCAGCAATTTTTTGTAGATTGGGCCAGGCTAGGCAATGAAAAGGTAAAGGGGACCATTGTAACCTTGCCAAACTCGAAGGCCAAGGCTGATAAATATGTGGAAATTTCTTTCACCGATGGAGCAGGAAGTATTCAGCCTGGGGAGGAAAGTGGAGATATCAAATCTCGAATTCATGCTGCGAATTGGAGCAATTTTGATGAGACCAACGATTATTCGTATGGAGCTAACCAAACTGTATTTGCAGACTGGGACCATGCCACTGTATATCAGCAGGATAAGCTGGTATGGGGCATAGAGCCCTAA
- a CDS encoding RNA polymerase sigma factor, whose amino-acid sequence MAFVISERMTNQSSPPKGNVLLQNVLPVLYRYCLSLTGSVWDAEDLVQTTILHMLQSEKNLHEVENEEAYLIRSARNRWIDHIRRQNAQKRLSAPDEKEFSRRHEEPSRYCNEEYTPDLELALQYLSTHVSPWQRTILVLRDVWGFTGPETAELLDTTEGAVKAALSRARALLAQRHREGYKLESVSIPVLEGEREWLKAYLAAFRIGDVQRWITLSLNDATEPIAIAGSVLYQRFYPSGTLINSHTSHDIKAMMVA is encoded by the coding sequence ATGGCCTTTGTGATATCCGAACGGATGACAAATCAATCGTCCCCGCCTAAGGGAAATGTATTATTGCAAAACGTGCTGCCTGTGCTCTATCGCTACTGTCTTTCGTTGACAGGATCGGTATGGGATGCCGAGGATCTGGTACAGACGACCATCTTGCATATGCTGCAATCTGAGAAGAACCTGCATGAGGTGGAAAATGAAGAGGCTTATTTGATCCGTTCCGCGCGGAATAGATGGATTGATCATATTCGCAGGCAAAACGCCCAAAAGCGTCTATCTGCCCCTGACGAAAAAGAGTTCTCCCGGCGGCATGAGGAGCCTTCCCGGTACTGTAATGAAGAGTACACACCAGATCTGGAGCTGGCGCTTCAATATTTAAGCACACATGTGTCACCATGGCAGCGAACCATCCTGGTGCTCAGGGATGTATGGGGCTTTACGGGACCGGAGACAGCAGAGCTGCTGGATACGACGGAAGGTGCGGTAAAAGCGGCTTTAAGTCGCGCACGCGCTTTGCTCGCTCAGCGGCACAGGGAGGGATATAAGCTGGAATCTGTATCCATACCTGTGCTTGAAGGAGAAAGAGAATGGCTTAAAGCTTATTTGGCCGCCTTTCGCATTGGAGACGTGCAGCGCTGGATTACGCTTAGCTTGAACGATGCTACTGAACCGATAGCGATTGCCGGTTCTGTGCTGTACCAGCGCTTTTATCCTTCTGGCACTCTCATAAATTCCCATACGTCTCATGACATCAAGGCTATGATGGTCGCTTAA